GTAGTTGTGGCCAAGCTGCAGCGCTTCACGCAAGCTCAGCTCGAGGACCTTTTTGGCGCGGGGGGTAAACGGAATGTGCCCAGACGGCGCCTGCTGGCCCTGGCCGATGATCTCCTCGACCTGACTGCGCACACCTTCCAGCGAGATCCCCAACGACTCCAGTGACTTGGCGGCAACGCCTTCCCCTTCATGGATCAGGCCTAAAAGAATGTGCTCGGTGCCGATGTAGTTGTGGTTGAGCATCCTGGCCTCTTCCTGAGCCAGGACGACGACCCTGCGGGCACGGTCGGTAAATCGTTCGAACATCGGTGGCTACCTGCTCTCCCTCACCATCGGATACAGCGGTCGACACCGCGTACCTGCCGTCCACTGTAATGGTCGGCCTGCCAGGGTTCCTAACCTTGCGGTGCCTGGTCGGTTCCGGGGCGCAGCGCCCCAAGTCGCCGTTGAACAGAACCGCATAGGAGATAAACGAGAAAACCACCCAAGCGTTTCCGGCGCCGAGCGGCCATCGGTTCGCCGCCAGCGAACGCGGCAAAGTACCGGCGCCCAGGCTTTCGCCTGGGCGCCGGTAGCCAAATGTCAGGTCGCCGCGTGGTATGCGTCGATGACGTCGGCCGGGATCCGGCCTCGCGTCGACACATTGTGCCCGTTACGACGAGCCCATTCGCGGATCGCCGCGCTCTGCTCGCGGTCGATCGCGCCACGTCCACGGCCGGATCCGGAACGGCCGCGCCGGCGCCCACCGACGCGACGGCCCGCCGCCACCCATTGCTTCAGGTCGCCACGCAGTTTCGTGGCATTCTTAGTGGAAAGGTCGATCTCATAGGTCACCCCGTCAAGCCCGAATTCGACCGTTTCGTCGGCGGCGCCCGAACCGTCGAAATCGTCGACCAAGGTGACGGTTACTTTCTTCGCCATTGGCTTACCCTCGCGTTTCTTCCTGTGCAGTACGGATAGACTCCCCGGTCACCAATCTGCCATAAGAACGCAGAATACTCAATCCAGACACAACACCCACAGTTCAGTTGGAGTGTGGTCGAACAATCGGGAACAAAACTGTCTCCCTAATTGACAACCCAGTCAAAGACATCAACAACCGATCGATACCCATTCCGGTTCCGGTGCACGGTGGCATGCCGTACTCCAGAGCGGCCAGAAAATCCTCGTCAAGCACCATCGCTTCGTCATCGCCAGCGGCCGCGGCACGGGCCTGGTCGGCGAATCTCTCCCGCTGGACTACCGGGTCGCTTAATTCCGAGTAGCCGGTGGCAAGTTCGATTCCGCGCAGATAGAGGTCCCACTTCTCGGTTACGCCGGGGATACTGCGGTGCTGACGGGTCAAAGGCGTTGTCTGAACCGGAAAATCCTTGACAAATGTGGGTGCGCTCAAGCTCTTGCCCACTGTGCGCTCCCAGAGTTCCTCGATGAGTTTGCCGTGGCCGAAGCCACGGTTGTCATGAATCGCTGGGTCTTTCTCCAGGCCAAGGCTATCGGCGATCCCACGTAAGCGATCGACCGTCGTCTGCGGTGTGATCTCTTCACCGAGCGCCACAGACAGCGACGGGTACATTTGTATAGTCGCCCATTCTCCGTCGATGTCATAGACACTGCCGTCGGGCAACGGCAGTTGTCTGGTTCCGATCGCCTCATCGGCCACCTCTTGAATAAGCTCCCGGGTGACGACTGCCGAATCGTCATAGGTTCCGTAGGTCTGGTAGGTCTCCAGCATGGAGAATTCCGGAGAATGCGTGGAATCGGCTCCTTCGTTTCGGAACACTCGATTAAGTTCGAAGACCTTGTCGAAACCACCCACGATGCAGCGCTTGAGGAACAGTTCCGGCGCGATCCGCAGGTACAGATCGATGTCTAGGGCATTGGAATGAGTGGCGAACGGACGGGCCGCCGCACCACCGGCTAACGTCTGCAAGACGGGCGTCTCGACTTCCAGGAACCCACGACGTTGAAGCGCCGTCCGGATCGCGCGGACGACGGCGATCCGTAGTCGAGCCACCGCGCGCGCTTCCGGTCGAACTATGAGGTCAACATAGCGCTGACGAACCCGCGACTCTTCACTCATCTCTTTGTGCGCGACGGGAAGCGGCCGCAGCGACTTGGCGGCGATCCGCCAGCAATCCGCCAGGACGGACAGCTCGCCGCGGCGCGAACTGATCACCGCGCCATGCACGTAGACGATGTCGCCCAGGTCGACATCGGCTTTCCATGCGTCGAGAGCAGCCTGGCCGACCTTGTCGAGGCTGATCATCACTTGCAGCTGGGTACCATCGCCGTCCTGAAGTGTCGCAAAGCATAGCTTTCCCGAGTTGCGCGCAAAGATCACTCGGCCCGCGACGCCGACGATGTCTTCGGTCGCGGTATCGATCGGCAAGTCAGGGTGGGCGGCGCGAACCTCGGCCAACGTGTGAGTGCGCGGCACCGCGACGGGATAGGGATCGCGCCCCTGGGCCAGCAAGCGAGCGCGCTTGTCCCGGCGAATCCGGAACTGCTCAGGAAGGTCTTCTGCTGTGTCAGCGGCACTCACGACGTGCCAGCTTAAATGACCTCACGCCGACGCTCGTGGGTGGCGTCGAGCCTGTCGGCGGCGGGCGACCCGGTACCCAGACTCGATGCCGGCATCGACGTCAGCGCGCCGTCTTGAGCCGGCCGCGCTGGACTTCGAGGTTACGCTCGAACACCAGCCGCAGACCCTGCAAGGTCAGGTGCTGGTCGTAATGGTCGACGGTGTGCAATTCCGGCAGCAGCAGGGGCGCGGTATGCCCGGTAGCCACGATCGCGACATCGTGGTCGACGGAGAAACCGGACACGTCCTCGCGGATGCGGCCTACCAACCCGTCTACCAGCCCGGCGAAGCCGAACACCGCACCGGCTTGCATGCATTCGACGGTGTTCTTGCCAACCACCGAACGTGGGCGGGCAAGTTCAACGCGGCGCAATGCCGCCGAGCGGGCCGCCGCGGCATCGGAAGACACCTGCACCCCGGGCGCGATGGCGCCGCCAAGAAATTCACCCTTGGCCGATACAACATCAACACAGATCGAGGATCCAAAGTCAACGACGATGGCGGCCTTCCGGAACCGGTCATAGGCGGCCAAACAGTTCACGATGCGGTCTGCGCCCACTTCCTTCGGGTTGTCGACGAGCAAAGGGATCCCGGTGCGTACTCCGGGCTCGATCAGCACGTGCGGCACCGACGGCCAGTACTGGTCGAGCATTATCCGCACCTCGTGCAGCACGGACGGGACCGTGGACAAGGCGGCGGTACCGGTGAGCCGCTCGGAATCCTCGCCGATCAGCCCGTCGATCGTCAGTGCCAGTTCGTCGGCGGTGACTTCGGATTCGGTGCGTATCCGCCACTGCTGCACGACCTTTGCGTGCTCTTTCATTCCGGACAGCAGGCCCACAACGGTGTGGGTGTTGCGGACGTCAATCGCCAGCAGCACGGCTATCCCACACCGAGCCGGGGGTCTAGCAGCTCGCCCGCGTTTTCGGGCACAAATGCCGGATCGTGGCCCATGTCGATCGGTTTGTTGTAAGCGTCGACAAACACGATCCGCGGCTGGTATGTGCGGGCCCGGGCGTCGTCCATCGTCGCGTACGCAATCAGAATCACCAGATCCCCCGGATGCACCAAGTGCGCGGCGGCACCGTTGATGCCAATCACACCACTGCCGCGTTCGCCGGTGATCGCGTAGGTGACCAGTCGAGCACCGTTGTCGATATCGACGATGGTTACCTGTTCGCCTTCCAGCAGGTCGGCGGCGTCCATCAAGTCGGCATCGATGGTCACCGAGCCGACGTAGTGCAGGTCGGCGCAGGTCACCGTGGCGCGGTGGATCTTCGACTTCAGCATCGTCCGTAACATCAGTTTCTCCAATGTGATTCGAGGATTGCCCGGTATCCGTCCGGGCGGTCGGTGCCGGCGAAAGTTCCGATTTCAATCGCAATGTTGTCCAGCAGCCTGGTGGTGCCAAGCCGGGCAGCAACCAGCAGCCGACCGGAACCGTTGAGCGGCATCGGGCCAAGCCCGATATCGCGCAGCTCCAGGTAGTCGACCGCCACGCCGGGTGCAGCGTCGAGCACCGCACGGGCGGCATCCAGCGCGGCCTGCGCGCCAGCCGTTGCCGCATGCGCTGCGGCCGTTAGCGCCGCCGAGAGCGCGACGGCCGCCGCACGCTGGGCCGGGTCCAGGTAGCGGTTGCGCGACGACATCGCCAGCCCGTCGGCTTCGCGCACGGTCGGCACGCCGACCACCGCGACATCGAGGTTGAAGTCCGCGACCAGCTGCCGGATCAGCACCAGCTGCTGGTAGTCCTTCTCACCGAAGAACACCCGATCCGGGCGCACGATCTGCAGCAGCTTTAGCACGACCGTCAGCACGCCGGCGAAATGGGTTGGCCGCGGGCCGCCCTCGAGTTCGGCGGCCAACGGACCGGGTTGCACGGTGGTGCGCAGGCCGTCGGGATACATCGCCGCGGTAGTTGGCGTGAAAGCGATTTCCACGCCTTCGGCCCGCAGTTGCGCCAGGTCGTCGTCCGGGGTGCGGGGATAGGCGTCGAGATCTTCCCCGGCACCGAATTGCATCGGGTTGACGAAGATCGACACGACGACGACCGATCCGGGCACCCGCTTGGCCGCACGCACCAACGCGAGGTGGCCTTCGTGCAGCGCACCCATAGTAGGCACCAACATCACTCGCCGGCCGGTGAGTCGCAGTGCGCGACTGACATCGGCGACATCCCCCGGTGCCGAGTACACATTGAGTTCACCGGGATGGAACGCAGGAATCGTCATGCCGTCAAAACCTCGACGACATCCGCGGGGGCGTGTGC
Above is a window of Mycobacterium tuberculosis H37Rv DNA encoding:
- a CDS encoding type III pantothenate kinase, whose translation is MLLAIDVRNTHTVVGLLSGMKEHAKVVQQWRIRTESEVTADELALTIDGLIGEDSERLTGTAALSTVPSVLHEVRIMLDQYWPSVPHVLIEPGVRTGIPLLVDNPKEVGADRIVNCLAAYDRFRKAAIVVDFGSSICVDVVSAKGEFLGGAIAPGVQVSSDAAAARSAALRRVELARPRSVVGKNTVECMQAGAVFGFAGLVDGLVGRIREDVSGFSVDHDVAIVATGHTAPLLLPELHTVDHYDQHLTLQGLRLVFERNLEVQRGRLKTAR
- the panD gene encoding aspartate 1-decarboxylase (spartate alpha-decarboxylase); the protein is MLRTMLKSKIHRATVTCADLHYVGSVTIDADLMDAADLLEGEQVTIVDIDNGARLVTYAITGERGSGVIGINGAAAHLVHPGDLVILIAYATMDDARARTYQPRIVFVDAYNKPIDMGHDPAFVPENAGELLDPRLGVG
- the panC gene encoding pantothenate synthetase (pantoate--beta-alanine ligase PanC; pantothenate synthetase (pantoate activating enzyme)), producing MTIPAFHPGELNVYSAPGDVADVSRALRLTGRRVMLVPTMGALHEGHLALVRAAKRVPGSVVVVSIFVNPMQFGAGEDLDAYPRTPDDDLAQLRAEGVEIAFTPTTAAMYPDGLRTTVQPGPLAAELEGGPRPTHFAGVLTVVLKLLQIVRPDRVFFGEKDYQQLVLIRQLVADFNLDVAVVGVPTVREADGLAMSSRNRYLDPAQRAAAVALSAALTAAAHAATAGAQAALDAARAVLDAAPGVAVDYLELRDIGLGPMPLNGSGRLLVAARLGTTRLLDNIAIEIGTFAGTDRPDGYRAILESHWRN
- the lysS gene encoding lysine--tRNA ligase (Lysyl-tRNA synthetase 1 LysS (LysRS 1) (lysine translase)); the protein is MSAADTAEDLPEQFRIRRDKRARLLAQGRDPYPVAVPRTHTLAEVRAAHPDLPIDTATEDIVGVAGRVIFARNSGKLCFATLQDGDGTQLQVMISLDKVGQAALDAWKADVDLGDIVYVHGAVISSRRGELSVLADCWRIAAKSLRPLPVAHKEMSEESRVRQRYVDLIVRPEARAVARLRIAVVRAIRTALQRRGFLEVETPVLQTLAGGAAARPFATHSNALDIDLYLRIAPELFLKRCIVGGFDKVFELNRVFRNEGADSTHSPEFSMLETYQTYGTYDDSAVVTRELIQEVADEAIGTRQLPLPDGSVYDIDGEWATIQMYPSLSVALGEEITPQTTVDRLRGIADSLGLEKDPAIHDNRGFGHGKLIEELWERTVGKSLSAPTFVKDFPVQTTPLTRQHRSIPGVTEKWDLYLRGIELATGYSELSDPVVQRERFADQARAAAAGDDEAMVLDEDFLAALEYGMPPCTGTGMGIDRLLMSLTGLSIRETVLFPIVRPHSN
- the lsr2 gene encoding iron-regulated H-NS-like protein, which codes for MAKKVTVTLVDDFDGSGAADETVEFGLDGVTYEIDLSTKNATKLRGDLKQWVAAGRRVGGRRRGRSGSGRGRGAIDREQSAAIREWARRNGHNVSTRGRIPADVIDAYHAAT